Proteins from one Cicer arietinum cultivar CDC Frontier isolate Library 1 chromosome 3, Cicar.CDCFrontier_v2.0, whole genome shotgun sequence genomic window:
- the LOC101494546 gene encoding uncharacterized protein: MKVLLGSQGVWEIVEKCYDEPQDEEGLSQVENEVLAKTRKKDQQTLTLIHQCLDDSMFEKVADATNSKEAWKILEKSLQGIDKVKKIKLQSLRGDFEALKMKDSESISDYYSRVKTIVNQMKRYGDKIEDFRVAEKSLRSLTPKFDYVVCVIEESKDLDSTSIYKLEGSLQVQEERMKKRREESLEQVLKIKASLKDDRGFNSQNRHGREQRRGQGRGRGRGQGGRGRGFSRESNYEERSHSSPRISGRGRGYGYYQSERRYNKSKVKCYNCHEFGHFSWECRNAPNQEEEEANIIDEDEESTLLLTLKEEDRDANS, encoded by the coding sequence ATGAAAGTATTGCTTGGCTCTCAAGGCGTATGGGAGATTGTTGAAAAATGCTATGATGAGCCGCAAGATGAAGAGGGATTGTCTCAAGTTGAGAATGAGGTTTTGGCAAAGACAAGGAAGAAGGATCAACAAACACTTACTCTCATTCATCAATGTTTAGATGATTCTATGTTTGAGAAGGTTGCTGATGCTACGAATTCGAAGGAAGCTTGGAAGATTTTGGAAAAATCACTCCAAGGCATTGACAAAGTGAAGAAGATAAAACTTCAATCTCTAAGGGGAGATTTCGAAGCTTTGAAGATGAAGGATTCCGAATCAATTTCAGATTATTACTCAAGGGTGAAGACaattgttaatcaaatgaaGCGATATGGAGACAAGATAGAAGATTTTCGTGTAGCGGAGAAAAGTCTTCGTTCCTTGACTCCTAAGTTCGATTATGTGGTATGTGTTATTGAGGAATCAAAAGATCTTGACTCAACGTCTATTTATAAATTAGAAGGTTCATTGCAAGTTCAAGAAGAAAGAATGAAGAAAAGGCGAGAGGAGTCATTAGAGCAAGTTCTCAAGATCAAAGCTTCGTTGAAGGATGATAGAGGATTCAATAGTCAAAACAGACATGGACGTGAACAAAGAAGAGGACAAGGACGAGGACGTGGTCGTGGCCAAGGAGGAAGAGGAAGAGGTTTCAGTCGTGAATCAAACTACGAAGAAAGAAGTCACTCATCACCAAGAATTAGTGGAAGAGGAAGAGGTTATGGCTATTATCAAAGTGAAAGGAGGTATAACAAATCTAAAGTTAAATGTTATAATTGTCATGAATTTGGCCATTTTTCTTGGGAATGTCGTAATGCTCCTAatcaagaggaagaagaggctAATATTATTGACGAAGATGAAGAGTCAACTTTGTTGCTAACACTCAAGGAAGAAGATAGAGATGCTAATAGTTAA